DNA sequence from the Myxococcus guangdongensis genome:
AGGTGCCCCCGGACGGCCTCGAAGTCCCGCTCGAGGCCACGCCCGTGGAGGTCCAGCACCGCGCCGTCCTCCGGGTCGCCGCGCATCTTCAGGGTGAAGGCATCGGTGGCACGGCGCCGATGAGCTGCTATCTGCGCATCGAGGTCCTCCAGGACGGCGTCGTCCAGGCGCGCTCCCCCTTCGCCACGCGCTACATCGGCGCCAACTACCGGGGCATGGCCCTGCGCAATGAGCACCTCTTCGAGCTGCCCCGGGTGGGCCGCTACCAGGTGCGGCCCCACGTGAAGTGCTTCGGCTCGGCGGCCAGCGGCACGCTGAAGCTTTTGCCGAGCGGAACCTGGACCACCGTCGACACCTACGCGGACTGAGGGTCCTTCGATGTGGAGGGCACAAGCCCCTTGCCCCCAGGCGCATGGGGCGGAATGGAGGGTCCACTCGTGGGGACTTCCGGTGCCACATCACGTGCAGCGGCGACCATCGACGTGGTGAGCGTCTGCGAGGCGGTCTTCGGTTGCCCGCCCTCCTCCGGCAGTTCGTCCCGCAGATGGAACGAGAAGCGGCAGACGACTCCGAGCCAGTAACGAATCGAGTCGATGGGCAGCGCATCCAGGTCCTGCTTCAGGACGAGTTGGTCCAGGGCATGGGAGAAATGTTCGAGCCCGGCCGTCCGTGCGAACACCTTCTTGAAGTCGGCCCAGGTCTTCTCCGTCGCCCCCGGGTTCTTCGCCAACTGCAGGACCTGCGAGAACTCCTCGGGGAAGCCAATCATCGTCGCGAGCAGGATGACCACCAGGGGATACTCCGCGGTGCGCCCCTTGCCGAGGAACGCCGCCTCTCGAGACTCGGAGAGCCGCACGCGCAGGAGCCTGTAGCTGTTCGCGAGGCGGTGGGTCGCGCGCGGCGTGGGGATGAGTCGCCACGTGCACTTGATGACCTCGACCTCGTCGGAGGAGAGGTGAAGCAGCCGAGGCCGCAGCTTCGGCGCGGGCGCGGGCGTCCCCGCGGTGGGAGACGTCGCCACTCCCTTCGAGGGCCCAGGCACTGGCGCTGTCGGTCGAACCGGCGCGGAGGGGAGGATGGGTGCAACCGCCACGTTCGGGGTGGGCAGCGGAGGCTGCGCGGGAGGATGGACGGCAACCACCTCGGGGGATGGCTGCGCGGTCGGCAGGAGGAAATCGATGAGCTTGCCGAAGCCCTGCTCTTCCATTCGATGGAGCGTGAAGGGAATCTGGAAGATCTTCTCGAGGTACGCCTGCGGCGTCGCCGCGTCCTCCGCCGAGAAGGCCGCGTAGCGCTTCTTCAAGGCATGAAGCAGCCAGCGTGAATCCACCCCCACGACCACGACGAACAGCGGGAAGGCGAGCAGGAGGTGGACAGCCTCCAGCACCTGGACGATGCGGTCCTCGGGACAGCGGTCGAGGTCGTCGATGTAGAGCACGATGCGGTCGACGGCCGGCAGCCCCACGCTCTCGGTGTCCCGCGCGTTTCCGAGCAGATCACTCAGGGCGGCAAGGTCATTCCGGATGAGCGAGATGAGGCCCAGGTGCTGCCGGTAGTCGCTGCTCTGGTCCCTGTCGGCGAAGAAGTCACGCAGGCGCTGGGAAGGATGCGCCTTGACCAGCTCCGCCTTGAGGCGTTCGACTTCGAGGCCCGCCTTCACCGCGACCTCCTGAGCGCGGGCTTCTTCCTGCTCGAGCTCGCTCAACGTCGCCTGCACCTCATCGACGAGCTGCTGGTTGATCCTACCGAGCTCGGCCCGTGCGTCATCGAGGGTCGCGACGACCTTCCGCACCTTGGGAAGGACGAAGGGGCCCCAACTCGCCAGGGTCGCCAGGGGACCGAACACCGCGCCCAGGACCTTGCTCCACGACTCGGTGCCCACCAGCGTGGCGACGGCCCACGGGCTCAGTGTGGTGACGAGCGCGCCGAGGATGAGCAGGGCCGCGCGGGTTCGTCCACCTTGCCGGACCCACGCCCAGAGCTCCGTCAGCCAACCCCAGCCCCGATGAACCTGTTCGTGCCACTTCAGCAATTCCTTCGGGCCGAACTCGGGCCACCGTGTGGCGATCTGCTCGGAGAGCTGCTTCTTGACCTCGACGAGCACTCCCGAGCCCAGCCCCTGGACGAAGCGGGCCTCCACCTGTCGCTGGCGCTGCTGGACGTCCCGACCGTGCTGCTCGGCCTGCTGGCGTCGGGCCTGCGCCACGGCGATGCGGCCCTGCGCGTCGCCGAGCACCAGCTCCGCGCTGCGAAGCTGAGCACGCAGCTTCTCCTCCACGTCCGAGCGCCCGTTCTCGATGCCATAGCGTGACAGGCCCTCGAAGAGCCGGGCCATCAAGCTGGCCCAGAGGTTTCCGTCGGAGTAGTGCCAGGCATTGAAGCGAATCTGCGCGATGTCGCGGAAGTAGTAGGGCTTGCCGCTCGAGTCCTCCGCGGGGGACGGCTGTGCGCAGATCTCCCGGAGTCGCTTCTCCATCTTCGACATGAAGAAGCTCTTGCCCGTCCCCCAGTCACCGAAGAGCCCGATGGCCAGCGGCGGCTCGACGGAGCGGGCGGCGATGATGGAGCAGAGGGCGTTCACATCGGGCTCGATGTTCAGCCGGTCCGCCAGGTCCACGCCGTCCACGATGTCCGAGCGGATGCCCGCGACCGGCTCCAACAAGAAGTCCGAGCCACTCGATGAGGCAATCCCGGGCGCCTCGGAAGGAGCGCGCTGGCTGGCGGGGGGCGACACCTCGGGGCTCGGCGCCTCGGAGGCCAGCCCGCTCAGGATGGAGGGAAGATTGAAGACGATGCGCCAGGCGCCGGGAGGGTCGTACGAGGCGGCCGCATCCTCGAGCAACCGCTCCATCCCCCGACGGAGGCTGCGAAGCACAGCGAAAGCCTCCTCGATGGAACCCAGGTGTTCGGCCAGCGCCAACTCGAGCGCGGAGTGCCCCTTGGGCACGGGCGCGATGAGCGCCGCGGCAAGATGCCGGGCGTGAACCTCCCTCGGGCTGAGGCCCATGAACCCGGCGTAGATCCGAGCCGCCCTGAGAAAGGGAGCCAGGGACTCATGCATCAAGACCCCGGAGACGTTCGACGGAGGAGGACCCGAGAGCCCCAGCCATGGATGCAGCGGGGGAATCTCGACAGCGACCTGATGGAGATAGGTCGCGGCGGTGTCCCGGTCGTGGGAACCCACCCAGAAAAAGCCCTTCAGCAAGTGGAGGGGGGACATCGCGGCTCCCCCCGCGTGCGCCCATGCCGTCTCCAGCACGGCATCCGCCGTGAAGCTGAGCTTGAGGTCGGAAGGACGACTCGCCCCTCGTGCCCGCCCAAGCATCGCCGCGAGCGCTCGCGCTCGATTGGCATCGCTCAAGAGCGGGTCCCCGAATCGACGCTTCCCAAGCACTTCGAAGACACGCTCCGGTAACGGGTCTTCTGGATTCACGCCTGGCCACTCGCTCATGAGGTCCCCCCAGCGCGGCAAGGACAGAGTCATCACACGTCCGTGCCACTGCGGAGGCCCATGCTAGCGGTTGGAAGGGAATGGGCGCGACCCGCTCCCTACGACGCCCCGCAACACGCGTCAGCGGGCCGTGCTAAAGACTCATTCATCTCAGGATATCCTGTTTTAGCAGTTAAAAACGAATTCTCCATCCATGCGCGAACGAGCGTGTCGCGCGGGAGGTTCCATGCCCTGTGTCCGAGAGGTGCGGCTCTCGTTGTTGCTGTGCGTGGTGCTGGTGGCGAGCGTGGCGCGGGCCCAGTCACCGGGCTCGTTCGTGAACTGGGAGCATCCCCACGTCCACCCGCTGGAGCTGACGCCGGACGGCACGCGCCTGCTCGCGGTGAACACGGCGGACAACCGCCTCATGGTGTTCTCCGTGACGGGCGGCACGCCGGTGCTCACAGCCTCCATCCCGGTGGGCCTGGACCCCGTGTCCGTGCGCGCCCGGAGCAACACCGAGGCCTGGGTGGTCAACCATGTCTCCGACAGCGTCAGCATCGTGGACCTCACCACGCTCAACGTGCGGGCCACCCTCCCCACGGATGACGAACCCGCGGACGTCATCTTCGCGGGCGCTCCTCAGCGCGCGTTCATCTCCTGCTCCCAGGTCAACCGCGTGCTGGTGCTGGACCCGGCCAATCCGCTCGCCACGCCCACGCGACTGGCGCTGCTCGGAGAGGAGCCGCGCGCGCTCGCCACCAACGCGGCGGGCACCCACGTCTACGTCGCCTTCTTCGAGTCCGGCAATCGCAGCACGGTGCTCGGCGGTGGCAACGCGATGGGCGGCGGAGGATTTCCTCCCAACGTGGTGAGCGGCGGGCTCGGCCCCTACGGCGGCGTCAACCCTCCCCCCAACGCTGGCAACGCCTTCAACCCGCCCAGGCGCAGTGGCACGCCCGCGCCTCCTCCCGTGGCGCTCATCGTGAAGAAGAACGCCAGCGGCCAGTGGATGGACGACAACAGCCGGGACTGGACGAGCGTCGTCTCGGGCAGCAACGCCTCCGCGTCCGGACGACGCCCCGGCTGGGACCTCCCGGACCGCGACGTGGCCATCATCAACGCGTCCACGCTGGCCGTCACGTACGCCAGCGGGACGATGAACCTGAACATGGCGTTGGCCGTCCACCCGGGCGGCCATGTCGTCGTGGTGGGCACGGACGCGGTGAACGAGGTCCGCTTCGAGCCCAACATCAAGGGCCGCTTCCTGCGCGTGCTCGCCGCCGCGTTCGACCCGAACAATCCCTCCGTCGTCTCCCGCTTCGACCTCAATCCGCACCTGACGTACACCACGGGCACCGTGCCGCAGGCGACGCGGCGGCTCGCGATGGGAGACCCGCGGGGGCTCGCCTGGAACGTGGACGGCAGCCGCGTCTACATCACCGGCATGGGCTCCAACAACGTCGCCGTCATGGACGACGCGGGCGGCCGGATCACCCAGGTGACGGTGGGCGAGGGCCCCACGGGCGTGGTGCTCTCCGGGACGCGGCTCTACGTGCTCAACAAGTTCGCCGCGAGCATCTCACTGGTCGACACCACCTCGAACACCGAGGTGGCGCGGGTGCCGTTCTTCGACCCCTCCCCTGGCGCCATCAAGGTGGGCCGCAGGCACCTCTATGACACGCACACGGGCTCGGGCCTCGGACACGTGTCGTGCGCGTCGTGCCACATCGATGGCCGGCTCGACCGGCTCGCGTGGGACCTGGGAGACCCCGCCGGCGAGATGAAGGCCGTCACCGGACAGAACCTGGGCATGGGCATCCCCGGGCTCACGTCGAACTTCCAGCCGTGGCACGCGATGAAGGGCCCGATGACCACGCAGACGCTCCAGGACCTCATCGGCAAGGAGCCCCTGCACTGGCGCGGAGACCGCGCGGGCATCGAGGAGTTCAACGGCGCCTTCGTCAGCCTCCAGGGGGACGACACGCAGCTCACCGTCATCGAGATGCAGCAGTTCGAGGACTTCCTCGCGACGCTCACCTTCCCGCCCAACCCCTTCCGGAACCTCGACAACTCGCTGCCCACGAGCCTGCCCTTGCCCGGGCACTTCACCACGGGGCGCTTCGGCGCCGCGGGGCAGCCGCTGCCCAACGGGAACGCGGTGAACGGCCTGCGCATCTATCGGCCCCCGCGCCTGCTGGACTCAGGCGTCTTCGCCTGCTCGACGTGTCACACCCTGCCCACGGGCCTGGGCGCGGACGTGCGATGGAACGGGAGCCAGTTCCTGCCCGTCAACGCGGGGCCCAACGGCGAGCGTCACACGGGGCTCGTCTCCGTGGATGGCTTCACCAACGTGACGATGAAGATTTCGCAGCTGCGCAACCTCTACGAGAAGGTCGGCATGGAGTTCACCCAGACGTCGAACCTGGCGGGCTTCGGCTTCTCGCACGACGGCAGCGTGGACTCCATCGCGCGCTTCATCACCGAGCCGGTGTTCACGCTCCAGAGCGACCAGGAGGTCGCGGACATGGTGGCGTTCATGCTGGCCTTCTCCGGCTCGGACCTGCCCAAGGGCTCCACGACGACGGTGGCGGAGCCGCCCGGGCCGGACAGCAAGGACACGCACGCGGCGGTGGGCCGGCAGGTGACGCTGACCACGGCGAGCCCCACGCCCGCGCAGGCGAGCACCCTGGCCTCGTTCCAGGCCCTCGCCGACAGCGGCAAGGTGGGCCTGGTGGCGAAGGGCAACCAGGGTGGCATCGCGCGCGGCGCCACCTACGTGGGCGGAGGGCTGTTCCAGTCCGACCGCCTGGCGGAGACCGTCACCGCGGCGCAGCTCCAGACGATGGCGCTGCCCGGCAACGAGCTGACGTACACCGTGGTGCCCAAGGGCTCGGAGGTGCGCATCGGCATCGACCGGGACCTGGACGGCATCTTCGACCGCGATGAGCTGGACCGGGGAACCCGGCCCGATGACCCGCTGAGCCGATAGCGTCTACAGGGATTCGGCCACGCCCGGAGGACACGAAAACGACGCCGGCACGGACCAGAGCTGCTCCAGGCCGGTGTCATCGATGGCGGGGAAGAACACGCGGCTGCCCGCGCGAACGAAGGGCTCGGGCCCCAGCCCGAGCACCGCCGGGACGTCGACCTGCGCGAGCTGTCCCGTCGTCGCCGGCGTGCCTCGCGTGAACCAGGGCCGCGGGGCCGTGCCGTCCCGTGAGCCGGTG
Encoded proteins:
- a CDS encoding P-loop NTPase fold protein — protein: MLRSLRRGMERLLEDAAASYDPPGAWRIVFNLPSILSGLASEAPSPEVSPPASQRAPSEAPGIASSSGSDFLLEPVAGIRSDIVDGVDLADRLNIEPDVNALCSIIAARSVEPPLAIGLFGDWGTGKSFFMSKMEKRLREICAQPSPAEDSSGKPYYFRDIAQIRFNAWHYSDGNLWASLMARLFEGLSRYGIENGRSDVEEKLRAQLRSAELVLGDAQGRIAVAQARRQQAEQHGRDVQQRQRQVEARFVQGLGSGVLVEVKKQLSEQIATRWPEFGPKELLKWHEQVHRGWGWLTELWAWVRQGGRTRAALLILGALVTTLSPWAVATLVGTESWSKVLGAVFGPLATLASWGPFVLPKVRKVVATLDDARAELGRINQQLVDEVQATLSELEQEEARAQEVAVKAGLEVERLKAELVKAHPSQRLRDFFADRDQSSDYRQHLGLISLIRNDLAALSDLLGNARDTESVGLPAVDRIVLYIDDLDRCPEDRIVQVLEAVHLLLAFPLFVVVVGVDSRWLLHALKKRYAAFSAEDAATPQAYLEKIFQIPFTLHRMEEQGFGKLIDFLLPTAQPSPEVVAVHPPAQPPLPTPNVAVAPILPSAPVRPTAPVPGPSKGVATSPTAGTPAPAPKLRPRLLHLSSDEVEVIKCTWRLIPTPRATHRLANSYRLLRVRLSESREAAFLGKGRTAEYPLVVILLATMIGFPEEFSQVLQLAKNPGATEKTWADFKKVFARTAGLEHFSHALDQLVLKQDLDALPIDSIRYWLGVVCRFSFHLRDELPEEGGQPKTASQTLTTSMVAAARDVAPEVPTSGPSIPPHAPGGKGLVPSTSKDPQSA
- a CDS encoding YncE family protein → MPCVREVRLSLLLCVVLVASVARAQSPGSFVNWEHPHVHPLELTPDGTRLLAVNTADNRLMVFSVTGGTPVLTASIPVGLDPVSVRARSNTEAWVVNHVSDSVSIVDLTTLNVRATLPTDDEPADVIFAGAPQRAFISCSQVNRVLVLDPANPLATPTRLALLGEEPRALATNAAGTHVYVAFFESGNRSTVLGGGNAMGGGGFPPNVVSGGLGPYGGVNPPPNAGNAFNPPRRSGTPAPPPVALIVKKNASGQWMDDNSRDWTSVVSGSNASASGRRPGWDLPDRDVAIINASTLAVTYASGTMNLNMALAVHPGGHVVVVGTDAVNEVRFEPNIKGRFLRVLAAAFDPNNPSVVSRFDLNPHLTYTTGTVPQATRRLAMGDPRGLAWNVDGSRVYITGMGSNNVAVMDDAGGRITQVTVGEGPTGVVLSGTRLYVLNKFAASISLVDTTSNTEVARVPFFDPSPGAIKVGRRHLYDTHTGSGLGHVSCASCHIDGRLDRLAWDLGDPAGEMKAVTGQNLGMGIPGLTSNFQPWHAMKGPMTTQTLQDLIGKEPLHWRGDRAGIEEFNGAFVSLQGDDTQLTVIEMQQFEDFLATLTFPPNPFRNLDNSLPTSLPLPGHFTTGRFGAAGQPLPNGNAVNGLRIYRPPRLLDSGVFACSTCHTLPTGLGADVRWNGSQFLPVNAGPNGERHTGLVSVDGFTNVTMKISQLRNLYEKVGMEFTQTSNLAGFGFSHDGSVDSIARFITEPVFTLQSDQEVADMVAFMLAFSGSDLPKGSTTTVAEPPGPDSKDTHAAVGRQVTLTTASPTPAQASTLASFQALADSGKVGLVAKGNQGGIARGATYVGGGLFQSDRLAETVTAAQLQTMALPGNELTYTVVPKGSEVRIGIDRDLDGIFDRDELDRGTRPDDPLSR